The sequence below is a genomic window from Providencia rettgeri.
TTATCATGGCTGACATTCAAACTGAACGAGGCCCATTGACTGTGGTAAATGGTTATTTCCCGCAAGGGGAAAGCCGTGACCACCCCACTAAATTTCCGGCAAAAGAAAAATTTTATCAAGATTTACAAAGTTATATTACATCAACGCAAACTGCAGAGTCACAGTTACTCATTATGGGTGATATGAATATCAGCCCAACGGATCTTGATATCGGTATTGGTGATGTAAACCGCAAACGTTGGTTAAAAACCGGGAAATGTTCTTTTTTACCCGAGGAACGTGAGTGGTTAGCCAAATTATTAGGCTGGGGTTTAGTTGATACATACCGTGCAAAAAACCCTGATGTTTCTGATTGTTACTCATGGTTTGACTACCGTTCTAAAGGCTTTGATGATAACAGAGGCTTACGTATCGACTTACTGCTTGCATCAAATAAGCTAGCAGAACGCTGTATCGCTACGGGGATTGATTATGACATTAGAGGGATGGAAAAACCGTCAGACCACGCACCTGTATGGTCTGAATTTGACCTAACAAAATAATTTTCCTCACGAGGTATAATGCAAAAAGGCGCTTTACGCGCCTTTTATTGTTTTACCTGACCCATCCTAAATAAGGTTGACACTTTTCCAATCTAAAATTGGAGAGTGTAATGAAAGCAATCACTAAACGAACTCAACGCGATTATTCCCTCGCTTTTAAATTACAGGTTGTTGACCAAGTAGAAAAAGGCGAACTCACCTATAAACAAGCTCAATATCAATATGGGATACAAGGATGTTCTACCGTTTTGGTATGGCTTCGTAAACATGGTAGATTAGATTGGTCTGAAGGTACGCCCAATACTCTTTATAAAGGTACTGCTATGACCCAAACTCCTGAGCAACAAACCCCAGAACAACGCATCAAACTACTCGAAAGGGAACTTGAAGAAGCTCGGCTTAAATCCGATTTCTTTGAAGCTGTTGTCAAAGTTATGGATAGAGACTTCGGAGTTCGCTTGTCAAAAAAGCGCAAGGCCGAGTTATTAAAGAAAAAACGGTTAAAAACCTCACCGTAACAATAGCTTGTCGTTTTATGAATATTAGCCGGCAAGCCTACTACAAGCGACAGGATAAGACTGAAGAACGACAAAAAATCGATACGGCCATTATTGATATTGTTAAGTCTGAACGCGCCTTTCATCCCAGACTGGGAGGGCGTAAGTTACATTTTATTTTAAAGCAAAAACAAATGATTATTGGTCGTGACCGGCTATTTACTTTATTGAAGGAACATCGGTTACTTGTGCCGAATAAGCGGGCTTATCATAGAACAACTTTAAGCCATCATCGTTTTCATCGACATCCAAATTTAATTAAGTCAGGATTTATCCCCACACAGCCTGAGCAACTCTGGGTAGCGGATATTACCTATTTATCGACACATGAGGGTGATACCTATTTAAGTTTAATTACGGATGCGTACTCGCGAAAAATCGTGGGATATCATTTAGATGACAATATGAAAACAAGTTCGGTGAAGAAGTCGCTGGTTCAGGCTTTAAAAAAACGCTGTTCGACAACATCGCTGATCCATCATTCAGATCGTGGGCTACAGTATTGTTCGTCGGAGTATCAAGAAATACATAGAAATCATAATATTCAATGTTCTATGACTGATGGCTATGATTGCTATCAAAATGCCTTAGCAGAAAGAATTAATGGAATATTAAAAATGGAGTATCTTCTAGTAAAACCAAGAAATTTAGAGCAGGCACGAAGGTTGGTTGAAGAATCAATCCAGATTTATAATGAAAGGCGCCCGCATTTATCATTAAACTATAAAACGCCCGATGAGGTTCACCGAGCGTTTTATGCCTGAAAAGTTGTCAACCTATATCAGGACTAGTCAACCAGACTCAACTAATCTTCTTTCTTTTTCGTTTTTTTACCCGTTTTTGCTGGTTTTTTCCCTGTTTTTACTGATGGGGCCGGTAGCTCTCGAAATGCCCTCAAATTTGTAAACTGGCGCGCATGGTGAATTAATTGCATCAAGGTTTCGTTAAGCGGCTGCATAAAGTCATCGTAGCGGGATTGTTTTTCACTAATTTGGGTTAACACTGACTCCCAATGGGCCGTCATATCCGGCAACGTCGCCATATCAGGTAAGACATGGATCAGGGCTCTACCCGCTGGAGAGGAATGGATATAGCGCCCTTTTTTATATAAAAATTGACGTTTGAAAAGTAAATCGATGATCCCTGCACGCGTTGCTTCGGTGCCTAATCCATCCGTTTCTCGCAATACTTTTTTTAATGCTTTATCTTGCACAAAACGCGCAATTCCTGTCATCGCGGATAATAAGGTCGCATCCGTAAAAGGGCGTGGGGGCTGTGTTTGCCGCTCAACCACTTCCCCTTTTTCACACAAAAGCTCATCATTTTTACTCACAACGGGTAGCGGCATACCATCGTTTTCAGCATCACGCTCTTTATTGCCTAGAACAACTCGCCAGCCAGCTTCAGCAAGAAACCGCGCTTTTGCAATAAATTTACCCTTTTCAATTTCGAGATCAATCGTGCACTTACGGTAAACCGCATCAGGCATAAACTGGATAATATATTGACGTGCAATCAGTTGG
It includes:
- the xthA gene encoding exodeoxyribonuclease III: MKFISFNINGLRARPHQLAAIIEKHQPEVIGLQETKVHDDMFPYEEVSQLGYHVFYHGQKAHYGVALLTKNEPLAVRKGFPTDDDDAQRRIIMADIQTERGPLTVVNGYFPQGESRDHPTKFPAKEKFYQDLQSYITSTQTAESQLLIMGDMNISPTDLDIGIGDVNRKRWLKTGKCSFLPEEREWLAKLLGWGLVDTYRAKNPDVSDCYSWFDYRSKGFDDNRGLRIDLLLASNKLAERCIATGIDYDIRGMEKPSDHAPVWSEFDLTK
- a CDS encoding IS3 family transposase (programmed frameshift), producing MKAITKRTQRDYSLAFKLQVVDQVEKGELTYKQAQYQYGIQGCSTVLVWLRKHGRLDWSEGTPNTLYKGTAMTQTPEQQTPEQRIKLLERELEEARLKSDFFEAVVKVMDRDFGGSLVKKAQGRVIKEKTVKNLTVTIACRFMNISRQAYYKRQDKTEERQKIDTAIIDIVKSERAFHPRLGGRKLHFILKQKQMIIGRDRLFTLLKEHRLLVPNKRAYHRTTLSHHRFHRHPNLIKSGFIPTQPEQLWVADITYLSTHEGDTYLSLITDAYSRKIVGYHLDDNMKTSSVKKSLVQALKKRCSTTSLIHHSDRGLQYCSSEYQEIHRNHNIQCSMTDGYDCYQNALAERINGILKMEYLLVKPRNLEQARRLVEESIQIYNERRPHLSLNYKTPDEVHRAFYA